GTATCTATATCCACGCGGGCGGTCGTCTGCAACGGTTTTCCGATACTGTTTATATCTTCAATGTATCCATAGATGTTGTCCATACCGATGCGCATCAGTTTTCGGGTCAGATGCTCTATTTTCCCATTATCCGCTACCAATACCATTTGCTGCGTGTAATCGACCAATGATCCCATCAGTGTAGAGAAGGTTTTATTTCCCTCGATATGGAGACTGCCCGGTAGGTAACCTGCCGCTACTTTCTCTTTATTGCGTGCATCCACTATCAAGAGTTTGTTTTGCTGTGCTTGCTGAAACGCATCTTTCATCAGTTTTGGATGCTGGGGGACTTCGATGAGCAAAGGCCTGTCCACCTTGTTCAGATGTTTCATGACCGCAAAATAATTTGGCGGTTCGGGCTGGTCTTCCAATATATACTTGACAAAGCCAGCTTCATCATCCTTAAACTGGAATGCGCGGTTCAGCAACTTCTCTTCTTTAAGGGTCGATTGCGGTATATTGCTCAACGTCTTGCCACAGAACGATCCTGCGCCGTGACCGGGCCATATCTCCAATTCATCCGGTAAATGCAGGAAGTTTTGGATAGACCTATAGAGCTGTCTTGCACTCTCTTCCTGCGTGTCTTCCTGTCCGGCGGCTTTTTCCAAGAGGTCTGGTCGCCCCACGTCTCCGACAAAGATGAAATCACCTGTAAGGGCTTTTTGGGGGGTATTGGAAACGGA
This Olivibacter sp. SDN3 DNA region includes the following protein-coding sequences:
- a CDS encoding rhodanese-like domain-containing protein: MLQTGGAFAQKLFFERVFDESLAQASYVVGDMETREVIVIDPKRDIDTYLEMAKANNLNITRVTETHIHADFLSGSRELVAATGAELLLSAEGGDDWQYEFAHTPLRAGSIINVGKIKLEVLHTPGHTPESITFLLTDPSVSNTPQKALTGDFIFVGDVGRPDLLEKAAGQEDTQEESARQLYRSIQNFLHLPDELEIWPGHGAGSFCGKTLSNIPQSTLKEEKLLNRAFQFKDDEAGFVKYILEDQPEPPNYFAVMKHLNKVDRPLLIEVPQHPKLMKDAFQQAQQNKLLIVDARNKEKVAAGYLPGSLHIEGNKTFSTLMGSLVDYTQQMVLVADNGKIEHLTRKLMRIGMDNIYGYIEDINSIGKPLQTTARVDIDTFKSIKDKDDVQVVDVRMTGEFADGHIAGAENVPLAALAENLDKISKDKKVIIHCQSGVRAAAAHSILRDHGFDNITVYSGGMNEWQEQENEVVK